A part of Gemmatimonadota bacterium genomic DNA contains:
- a CDS encoding UvrD-helicase domain-containing protein — protein sequence MVHESFEREKRWRLPARLRRSPAHGEARPRGRRRRGAARPAHSLALRRRPLIDEFRDGSHVVPDLSNAFAGRPLFPIGDPKQSIYRFRGVDIRAYLRAVLANLTVASP from the coding sequence GCGGGAAAAGCGATGGCGCTTACCTGCGAGGCTTCGACGATCTCCTGCGCACGGTGAAGCGCGTCCTCGAGGAAGAAGGAGGCGAGGGGCCGCTCGCCCAGCGCATTCGCTCGCGCTTCGGCGCCGCCCCCTCATCGACGAGTTCCGTGACGGATCGCACGTAGTACCCGATCTCTCCAACGCCTTCGCTGGCCGTCCGCTCTTTCCGATCGGCGATCCCAAGCAGTCGATCTATCGCTTTCGCGGAGTCGACATTCGCGCTTATCTCCGGGCGGTATTAGCGAATCTGACCGTCGCTTCACCCTGA